CGAGGAGGGGAGGAACGTGCTTGAACTTGCCACCCGAGAGGAAATGCAAAAGAGGGAAAGGGAAGCTTGTGAGCAGTATGGCCTGACGACGCTCCTTCTCATGGAGAACGCGGGAAGGGGCATTGCTTCTGAAGTCATTTCCATCCTCCGGGGAAGGTCAGATCTTGAAACTGTTTCCATTGTTTGCGGCACCGGCAGTAACGGTGGAGATGGCATGGTGGTCGCCCGGCACCTCTTCGTGGAGGGTATAGTTCCACGGGTGTACCTTGTGGGTTCTCCCGAAGCTCTCAGAGGGGATGCCCGTTTCAACTATGAAGTTCTCGTTCGCCTTGGCCTTCCGGTGCAGGTGGTTGCTTCTTCTTCTGACTTTGCGGTGAGCCCGGGGACGCTGATTGTTGATGCCCTCTTTGGAACGGGGCTGACTCGCGAGGTTGGGGGGATTCATCGAGAGGTCATCCAAAAGATCAACGAAGCCAGGGACAAGTTCGTTGTTGCTGTGGATGTCCCTTCAGGAATTGATGCAAGCGATGGACGTGTTCTTGGAGAAGCGGTGAGGGCGGATTGCACCGTGACCCTTGGGCTTGTGAAGCGGGGACTTGTGCTCTTTCCGGGAAGGGCGTATGTTGGAAAGCTCAAGCTCTGCCCCATTGGCATTCCCCTCCGGGCCTGTGGAGGTAACCTTGTTCTCGCCCATGATATTCGGCGCCTTTTGCCCCAAAGGCCCTGGTTTGCCCACAAGATTTCCGCCGGTGTGGTTGGAATTGTGGCAGGGTCTTCGGGCATGCTTGGAGCGGGCATACTTGCGGCTCTTGGGGCGTACCGAAGCGGTGCCGGCATGGTGGTGTGGCCGCTTCCCCTTGAGCTCTCAAAAGTGGTGAAGGTGCGTATTCCTGAGGTCGTCAGTATATCTCTTCCTTTTGCCTCGTCCTCCTGGTGTTACGGAGAAGAGGATTTGGAGGAGGTTCTTGCAGGTCTTGAGGCTCGCAAGGTTTCAAGTGTTGTCGTCGGTCCAGGTCTTGGCATAGAAGAGAGAACGAGGAAGTTCCTCGAGAAGTTCCTTGAGCTTTCCCCTGTTGGGGGTGTTCTTGACGCTGATGGGCTGAACATTGTGGCTCAGAATCGAGCTCGTTGGGGGGGAAAGC
This region of Candidatus Caldatribacterium sp. genomic DNA includes:
- a CDS encoding NAD(P)H-hydrate dehydratase, with the protein product MLELATREEMQKREREACEQYGLTTLLLMENAGRGIASEVISILRGRSDLETVSIVCGTGSNGGDGMVVARHLFVEGIVPRVYLVGSPEALRGDARFNYEVLVRLGLPVQVVASSSDFAVSPGTLIVDALFGTGLTREVGGIHREVIQKINEARDKFVVAVDVPSGIDASDGRVLGEAVRADCTVTLGLVKRGLVLFPGRAYVGKLKLCPIGIPLRACGGNLVLAHDIRRLLPQRPWFAHKISAGVVGIVAGSSGMLGAGILAALGAYRSGAGMVVWPLPLELSKVVKVRIPEVVSISLPFASSSWCYGEEDLEEVLAGLEARKVSSVVVGPGLGIEERTRKFLEKFLELSPVGGVLDADGLNIVAQNRARWGGKLARWIVTPHFGEAARLLGWPIQEVSEKKVEAAQEIASLFGCVTVLKGPGTIVVTPEKEVFVNPTGNELLATAGSGDVLSGVIGGLLAQGLDPQSSALCGVFLHGLAADLLREEGRTSLLAHEIAEHIDAARKVVDDGAWKSPLLDGDFPEQFGA